Proteins from one Flavobacterium sp. N2038 genomic window:
- a CDS encoding glycosyl hydrolase family 95 catalytic domain-containing protein yields MNLNIKFLTVLLFANFFAFAQTKGDEWNLTANSRENYFGVAMANGKIGIVTDDTPLKTKEIILGGVYDANPKNGISKVVRGIEFLNLHLSIDNQMVDGTNIDHWSQQVSMKEGTSTTSFQFKDLAQIKYTILANRVLPYSAMAIVEIVPMKDIEISAFNYMNVPEEMKTVKSEFRVMKKKNYGIPLFRTIAQTNTGKWTVSASTTFLFDGSQELVSQKGSEVGFSKKIQKGKKYRFVIAGGICNSKDILDPVNEAERQAIYAFSEGIDNLINKHKKAWANLWETGDIQIEGDLDAQQRVRFALYNLYSFIREGSRQSISPMGLSSQGYNGHIFWDTELWMYPSLLALQPELAKSCLDYRSDRLQKAKLKAFIYGYDGAMYPWESDDTGEEATPTSASMGIFEQHITADVSIAFWNYYTLTQDKEWLRKEWNVIKETADFWVSRVVKNADDSYSILNVVGADEYALNVDDNAFTNGAAIESLKNTIKAAEILNEPINPKWIEISNKLKVHTENGITQNYKGYKGQPTKQADVNLLAYPLHVVNDEKQIKADLDYYAAKIDLKDGPAMTFGVFSVLYSRLGDRKKAYEYFVKSYLPNSRPPFGVFSESANSNNPYFATGAGAMLQAVIYGFGGVEQTDNGLKFNKGLLPEKWKSLKIIGVGTDNKTILIK; encoded by the coding sequence ATGAATTTGAATATAAAATTTTTGACAGTATTATTATTTGCGAACTTTTTTGCTTTTGCACAGACAAAAGGAGATGAATGGAATTTGACAGCAAATTCAAGAGAAAATTATTTTGGAGTGGCCATGGCAAATGGTAAGATTGGAATTGTTACAGACGATACACCTCTAAAAACAAAAGAAATTATTCTGGGTGGTGTCTATGATGCTAATCCTAAAAATGGAATTAGTAAAGTGGTAAGAGGAATTGAGTTTTTAAATCTGCATTTATCAATTGATAATCAAATGGTCGATGGTACTAATATTGATCACTGGAGTCAACAAGTTTCTATGAAAGAAGGAACAAGTACCACTTCGTTCCAATTTAAAGATTTGGCTCAAATTAAGTATACCATTTTAGCTAATCGTGTATTGCCTTATTCAGCAATGGCGATTGTTGAGATAGTACCAATGAAGGATATCGAAATAAGCGCATTTAATTATATGAATGTTCCCGAAGAAATGAAGACAGTCAAAAGCGAGTTTAGAGTGATGAAGAAAAAGAACTATGGAATACCTCTTTTTAGAACTATTGCTCAGACAAATACTGGTAAATGGACTGTTTCAGCTTCTACTACTTTTCTTTTTGATGGCAGCCAGGAATTAGTATCACAGAAGGGATCTGAAGTTGGTTTTTCGAAAAAAATACAGAAAGGAAAAAAATATCGTTTTGTAATTGCAGGAGGGATTTGTAATTCTAAAGATATTTTAGACCCGGTAAATGAAGCAGAACGTCAGGCTATTTATGCTTTTTCAGAAGGGATAGATAATTTAATCAATAAACATAAAAAAGCGTGGGCTAATTTATGGGAAACAGGTGATATTCAAATAGAAGGTGATTTAGACGCACAACAAAGAGTTCGATTTGCCTTATATAATTTATATTCCTTTATTCGCGAAGGCAGCAGACAAAGTATTTCACCTATGGGATTATCATCTCAGGGGTACAACGGACATATTTTTTGGGACACAGAACTTTGGATGTACCCATCGCTTTTAGCCTTACAGCCAGAATTAGCAAAATCGTGTTTAGATTACAGATCCGATAGATTGCAGAAAGCAAAACTGAAAGCATTTATTTATGGTTACGATGGAGCAATGTATCCTTGGGAGTCTGATGATACAGGTGAAGAAGCTACACCAACAAGTGCTTCAATGGGAATTTTTGAACAACATATTACGGCAGACGTTTCGATAGCTTTTTGGAATTATTATACCTTGACTCAAGATAAAGAATGGTTGCGTAAAGAATGGAATGTGATAAAAGAAACGGCTGATTTTTGGGTGAGCAGAGTTGTAAAAAATGCAGATGATAGTTATTCTATTTTGAATGTAGTTGGAGCTGACGAATATGCGCTAAATGTTGATGATAATGCTTTTACAAACGGAGCTGCTATTGAATCTCTCAAAAACACCATAAAAGCTGCTGAAATATTGAATGAACCAATTAACCCAAAGTGGATTGAAATTTCAAATAAATTAAAAGTTCATACTGAAAACGGAATTACTCAAAATTATAAAGGCTACAAAGGACAGCCAACAAAACAGGCCGATGTGAACTTGTTAGCATATCCATTGCATGTTGTAAATGATGAAAAACAAATCAAAGCAGATTTGGATTACTATGCTGCAAAAATTGATTTAAAAGATGGACCGGCAATGACTTTTGGTGTGTTCTCAGTTCTGTATTCACGTTTAGGTGACAGAAAGAAAGCATATGAATATTTTGTAAAATCATATTTGCCTAATAGCCGTCCGCCATTTGGAGTATTCTCAGAATCGGCCAATAGTAATAATCCGTATTTTGCTACCGGAGCAGGAGCAATGCTGCAAGCTGTTATTTATGGCTTTGGAGGTGTAGAACAAACCGATAACGGGTTGAAATTCAACAAAGGTTTGCTTCCTGAAAAGTGGAAATCTTTGAAGATAATTGGTGTTGGAACTGACAATAAAACAATTTTAATAAAATAA
- a CDS encoding SusD/RagB family nutrient-binding outer membrane lipoprotein — MKKILLLIAVVSLSFSCSSDITDINTDPKKPSSTQPEYLFTGAQKALVDQVVTTSQVFRLFSQQWASTTIPSTSQYVIPDIPDARFTVFYRDVLRDFSAAKTMIQNAATSSAASDIAIKQNKLALIDILEVYSYSMLVDTFGNVPYSQALDIKNYPLPAYDDAKTIYMDLIARLMEDSAILRANSANPNFGSADIIYGGNAASTAKWAKFANSLIIKLAVTISDVDPAFAATTVQTALAAGPLASNADNTKLTYLTTTGNQNPLYNTLVTSNRNDFIPAEPFVAAMDAIVPGGDPRMAKYFVNATNPAPALPAGRTFIGGTYGEANVFSTYSHITTTLNNPVFPGTLFDYSELQFLLAEAAEKNLIPGGSAKAKTYYDAGITASMLDWGVAATAITTYLASPKVAYTNAQSGATYKEKIGNQAWFALYNRGFEAWTSYRRLDFPILKSPNAAVNRGILTVPVRYLYPGAEQTKNETNYIKAASDIGGDLMNTKLFWDKF; from the coding sequence ATGAAAAAAATACTATTATTAATAGCTGTTGTAAGCCTATCTTTTTCGTGCAGCTCAGATATTACAGACATAAATACTGATCCTAAAAAACCTAGCAGTACACAACCTGAATATTTATTTACCGGAGCTCAGAAAGCATTAGTAGATCAGGTAGTTACAACTAGTCAGGTTTTTAGGTTATTTTCGCAGCAATGGGCATCAACTACAATTCCTTCTACGAGTCAATACGTTATTCCAGATATTCCAGATGCACGTTTTACCGTATTTTACAGAGATGTGTTAAGAGATTTTTCTGCTGCAAAAACGATGATTCAAAATGCTGCTACTTCGAGCGCAGCATCTGATATAGCTATTAAGCAAAATAAACTGGCACTTATAGATATTTTAGAGGTTTACAGTTACAGTATGCTGGTAGATACCTTTGGAAATGTACCTTATTCTCAGGCTCTTGATATTAAGAATTATCCTTTGCCAGCTTATGATGATGCTAAAACTATTTATATGGATCTTATAGCAAGATTAATGGAAGATTCTGCCATATTGAGAGCAAATTCGGCTAATCCTAATTTTGGCAGTGCAGATATTATTTATGGCGGAAACGCGGCAAGTACTGCAAAATGGGCAAAATTTGCCAATTCATTAATTATCAAATTAGCTGTAACTATTTCAGATGTTGATCCTGCTTTTGCGGCGACTACCGTTCAGACTGCTCTTGCAGCGGGCCCGTTAGCAAGCAATGCTGATAATACCAAATTAACCTATTTGACGACTACAGGAAATCAAAACCCATTGTACAATACTTTAGTAACCAGCAATAGAAATGATTTCATTCCGGCTGAACCTTTTGTTGCAGCAATGGATGCTATAGTTCCCGGAGGTGACCCAAGGATGGCAAAATATTTTGTTAATGCTACCAATCCTGCACCAGCGCTTCCGGCAGGACGCACTTTTATAGGAGGTACTTATGGTGAAGCCAATGTTTTTTCGACCTATTCGCACATAACGACAACATTAAACAATCCGGTGTTTCCTGGTACTTTGTTTGATTATTCTGAATTGCAGTTTTTATTGGCTGAAGCGGCTGAGAAAAATTTAATTCCGGGAGGTTCTGCTAAAGCTAAAACATACTATGATGCAGGAATAACTGCTTCAATGTTAGATTGGGGAGTAGCTGCGACCGCTATCACAACTTATCTGGCAAGTCCTAAAGTAGCCTATACAAATGCTCAAAGTGGAGCAACGTACAAAGAAAAAATTGGTAATCAAGCTTGGTTTGCCCTTTATAACAGAGGATTTGAAGCATGGACATCTTATAGAAGATTAGATTTTCCAATTTTAAAATCACCTAATGCAGCCGTAAACAGAGGTATTCTGACTGTTCCTGTGCGCTATCTTTATCCTGGAGCCGAGCAGACAAAAAATGAAACCAACTATATTAAAGCAGCTAGTGATATTGGCGGTGATTTGATGAACACTAAACTATTTTGGGATAAATTTTAG